One Halobaculum roseum DNA segment encodes these proteins:
- a CDS encoding DUF460 domain-containing protein: MNARTSALDSVVFGVDIQSGDIRGDAPSYALVVFDGESIERDVVSHRKLRRRIEADEPAVVATDNAYELAADKDDLVRFLRALPHETSLVQVTGAERPEPLSRVASRHGVPYGKKPMKEAEASARLAAANVGYEVTAFTDTTTVKVSRGRSTGKGGWSQDRYTRRIHGNVKRRAREVESALDDAGLDYEVDITEKYGGYQNAVFSVSARPQDIPVSAHRSGDTRVEIERERRDGIEFEPLVKRRDRVIVGIDPGTTTAAAVVGLDGTVFDVHSTRTADTADVIEWLIERGRPVIVAADVTPMPETVERFRRSFDAAGWTPNSDLPVDEKLHRTREEAYDNDHERDALAAALFAFDDHEDQFERVGRQTPAGIDRAEVIARVVADEQSVEGALSDLRDDDGEETEESGPEPRELTDDERRIRDLESQVDRLQSHVEDLKDELDEKDDEIEELEEELSDARREERLEARRDREVTRIRRENSRLERERDEAEETVEELEEKLARMKTLWKLDHDNFADVSEGRDLVAVKAVEQFTKRAIEHADEQYGLAAGDVVYLRDASGAGRTTAERLAETEPRVILRNGGLSDIAEEVLFEHEIPVGPADDVTLQEVDELAVARESDVEAVIDDWEDRAAAREREQTEEMVDEIISEHRAGEAERT, from the coding sequence GTGAACGCCCGGACGAGCGCGCTCGACTCCGTCGTGTTCGGGGTCGACATCCAGAGCGGCGACATCCGGGGGGACGCCCCCTCCTACGCGCTCGTCGTCTTCGACGGCGAGTCGATCGAGCGGGACGTCGTCTCCCACCGCAAGCTCCGCCGGCGGATCGAGGCCGACGAGCCCGCCGTCGTCGCCACCGACAACGCCTACGAACTCGCCGCGGACAAGGACGACCTCGTCCGGTTCCTGCGGGCGCTCCCCCACGAAACGTCGCTCGTGCAGGTGACCGGCGCCGAACGGCCCGAGCCGCTCTCGCGGGTCGCCTCCCGCCACGGCGTCCCGTACGGGAAGAAACCGATGAAGGAGGCCGAGGCGAGCGCCCGCCTCGCGGCCGCGAACGTCGGCTACGAGGTGACCGCCTTCACCGACACGACGACGGTGAAGGTGTCCCGCGGGCGCTCGACGGGCAAGGGCGGCTGGAGTCAGGACCGCTACACTCGACGGATCCACGGCAACGTGAAGCGGCGCGCCCGGGAGGTCGAGTCGGCGTTGGACGACGCGGGGCTCGATTACGAGGTCGACATCACGGAGAAGTACGGCGGCTACCAGAACGCCGTCTTCTCCGTGTCGGCGCGGCCGCAGGACATCCCGGTGAGCGCCCATCGCTCCGGCGACACCCGCGTCGAGATCGAGCGCGAGCGCCGCGACGGCATCGAGTTCGAGCCGCTCGTCAAGCGTCGCGACCGCGTGATCGTCGGCATCGACCCCGGCACCACGACCGCGGCGGCCGTCGTCGGCCTCGACGGCACGGTCTTCGACGTGCACTCGACGCGGACCGCCGACACCGCCGACGTGATCGAGTGGCTGATCGAGCGCGGGCGCCCGGTCATCGTCGCCGCCGACGTGACGCCGATGCCCGAGACGGTCGAGCGGTTCCGTCGGAGCTTCGACGCCGCCGGCTGGACGCCCAACAGCGACCTCCCGGTCGACGAGAAGCTCCATCGCACGCGCGAAGAGGCGTACGACAACGACCACGAGCGCGACGCCCTCGCGGCCGCCCTCTTCGCCTTCGACGACCACGAGGACCAGTTCGAGCGCGTCGGCCGGCAGACCCCCGCGGGGATCGACCGTGCCGAGGTGATCGCCCGCGTCGTCGCCGACGAGCAGTCCGTCGAGGGTGCGCTGTCGGACCTGCGCGACGACGACGGCGAGGAGACCGAGGAGTCCGGGCCGGAGCCGCGCGAACTCACCGACGACGAACGGCGTATCCGGGACCTGGAGTCGCAGGTCGACCGCCTCCAGTCGCACGTCGAGGACCTCAAGGACGAACTCGACGAGAAGGACGACGAGATCGAGGAGCTGGAGGAGGAGCTGTCGGACGCACGTCGCGAGGAGCGGCTGGAGGCCCGGCGCGACCGCGAGGTCACGCGGATCCGGCGCGAGAACAGCCGCCTGGAGCGCGAGCGCGACGAGGCCGAGGAGACGGTCGAGGAGCTGGAGGAGAAGCTCGCGCGCATGAAGACGCTGTGGAAGCTGGATCACGACAACTTCGCGGACGTTTCGGAGGGACGCGACCTGGTGGCCGTGAAGGCGGTCGAGCAGTTCACGAAGCGCGCGATCGAGCACGCCGACGAGCAGTACGGGCTCGCCGCCGGCGACGTGGTGTACCTCCGCGACGCCTCCGGCGCCGGGCGCACCACGGCCGAGCGACTCGCGGAGACGGAGCCGCGGGTGATCCTCCGGAACGGGGGACTCTCGGACATCGCCGAGGAGGTGCTGTTCGAACACGAGATCCCCGTCGGTCCGGCGGACGACGTGACGCTGCAGGAGGTCGACGAGCTGGCGGTCGCCCGCGAGAGCGACGTGGAGGCGGTGATCGACGACTGGGAGGATCGGGCCGCGGCGCGCGAGCGCGAGCAGACCGAGGAGATGGTGGACGAGATCATCTCCGAGCATCGGGCAGGCGAGGCCGAGCGAACGTAG
- a CDS encoding DUF5518 domain-containing protein, translating into MSSSNTTALKHAAIGAAVSLVTFFLPFSPVIGGGVAGYLHGPDRTEGAKVGGLSGLLAAVPGAVVATLIASVFVIVGPGQRSGLLVAFALFLVLLLVGALYGGALGAVGGLVGALLNEEFDGPNSTPARAGDPTTLRDDRSESDDEPRSELTEFDDAIGEPNRS; encoded by the coding sequence ATGTCCTCATCCAACACGACCGCCCTGAAGCACGCGGCTATCGGCGCCGCGGTCTCGCTCGTGACGTTCTTCCTGCCGTTCTCCCCGGTGATCGGCGGGGGCGTCGCCGGCTACCTCCACGGCCCCGACCGGACGGAGGGCGCGAAAGTCGGCGGGCTCTCGGGTCTGCTGGCCGCGGTTCCGGGCGCCGTCGTCGCGACGCTGATCGCGTCGGTTTTCGTCATCGTCGGCCCCGGCCAGCGCTCGGGGCTGCTCGTCGCGTTCGCCCTGTTCCTCGTGCTCCTGCTGGTCGGCGCGCTGTACGGTGGCGCCCTCGGCGCCGTCGGCGGCCTCGTCGGCGCGCTCCTCAACGAGGAGTTCGACGGGCCGAACTCGACGCCGGCGCGAGCAGGCGACCCGACGACGCTCCGTGACGACCGGTCTGAGTCCGATGACGAGCCCCGTTCGGAGTTGACGGAGTTCGACGACGCGATCGGGGAGCCGAACCGGAGCTAA
- a CDS encoding NAD(P)/FAD-dependent oxidoreductase, whose translation MNAVVVGGGIVGVASAYELAARGADVTLLERGSLGAGSTDRALGGIRAQFSTRVNVELSVASIEVWDAFEERFGVDIDRRRTGYLFWTRDGDTADAFAEQVAMQREYGVESRTVSLEEAAELCPGLRPEEFVAGTYCPDDSFADPHLALQGYAGAAREAGVEIRTNTPVAGLDPRESGVRVELADDDADTLTADSVVNAAGAWAPRLAETAGYDLPIVPHRRQTAVVEPERPVPGSDPLVIDADTTAHFRPERDGRALVGGHFAETDPVVSDPDRFSETPDTDWAVEAIERVGAFADYFGPESRLAGGWTGLYAVTPDHHAIVEESVPGVVTAAGFSGHGFQHAPATAQVVAELVLDGEASTVDVSGLGRDRFEDGDLLVEQNVA comes from the coding sequence ATGAACGCCGTCGTGGTCGGCGGGGGAATCGTCGGCGTCGCCAGCGCGTACGAGCTCGCCGCCCGCGGCGCCGACGTGACGCTTCTCGAACGGGGGAGCCTCGGCGCCGGCAGCACCGACCGCGCGCTCGGCGGCATCCGTGCGCAGTTCTCCACCCGGGTCAACGTCGAGCTCTCCGTCGCCTCGATCGAGGTGTGGGACGCCTTCGAGGAGCGGTTCGGCGTCGACATCGACCGCCGGCGGACGGGCTACCTCTTTTGGACCCGCGACGGCGACACCGCCGACGCCTTCGCCGAGCAGGTCGCCATGCAACGCGAGTACGGCGTAGAGAGCCGGACGGTCTCCCTCGAGGAGGCCGCCGAGTTGTGTCCCGGGCTCCGCCCCGAGGAGTTCGTCGCCGGCACCTACTGCCCGGACGACAGCTTCGCCGACCCGCACCTCGCGCTCCAGGGGTACGCCGGCGCCGCCCGCGAGGCGGGCGTCGAGATCCGGACGAACACGCCCGTCGCGGGACTGGATCCCCGGGAGTCTGGCGTCCGGGTCGAACTCGCGGACGACGACGCCGACACCCTCACTGCAGACTCCGTCGTCAACGCCGCCGGCGCGTGGGCGCCGCGGCTGGCCGAGACCGCCGGCTACGACCTCCCCATCGTCCCGCACCGCCGCCAGACGGCCGTCGTCGAGCCCGAGCGACCGGTTCCGGGATCGGACCCGCTGGTCATCGACGCCGACACGACCGCGCACTTCCGGCCCGAGCGGGACGGGCGCGCGCTCGTCGGCGGCCACTTCGCGGAGACCGACCCGGTCGTGAGCGATCCGGATCGTTTCTCTGAGACGCCCGACACCGACTGGGCCGTCGAGGCGATCGAGCGCGTCGGCGCGTTCGCGGACTACTTCGGCCCCGAGAGCCGCCTCGCTGGCGGCTGGACCGGCCTATACGCGGTGACGCCCGACCATCACGCGATCGTCGAGGAGTCCGTGCCGGGCGTCGTCACCGCCGCCGGCTTCTCGGGCCACGGCTTCCAGCACGCGCCGGCGACGGCGCAGGTCGTCGCCGAGCTGGTGCTGGACGGCGAGGCGTCCACGGTCGACGTGTCCGGGCTCGGACGCGACCGGTTCGAGGACGGGGACCTCCTCGTCGAGCAGAACGTGGCGTAA
- the ilvA gene encoding threonine ammonia-lyase has protein sequence MSDPVTVTDIRRARERFDPDIVRETPVERSRSLSEMSGADVRLKMEHLQRTGSFKTRGASTKIAEIADGGDTERVVAASAGNHAQGVALAASNAGIPATVVMPEDAPQAKVDATRGYGAEVVLRGREFQEAVAHARDLASEPGSVFVHAYDDPAIVAGQGTLGLELAEQVPDLDTVIVPIGGGGLIAGIATALAAVAPEVRVVGVQAEEAATVPESLDKGEPVDREHTRTIADGIATGGVADLTYELIERHVDEVVTVSDDEIAHAVLTLLQRAKQLVEGAGAASVAGLLSGRIDVTDETVVPLLCGGNIDMSMLDTVLEHAMTDRDQLLRLRVRIEDEPGELSTLSTVLADRGANVRHVRHDRAVEDLRVGEAYLVFEVAAAGREHAGQLLDAIRDRGYEVTRVN, from the coding sequence ATGTCCGATCCCGTCACTGTCACCGACATCCGGCGGGCGCGCGAGCGGTTCGACCCCGACATCGTCCGCGAGACGCCCGTCGAGCGCTCCCGGTCGCTCTCGGAGATGAGCGGCGCGGACGTGCGCCTCAAGATGGAGCACCTCCAGCGCACGGGCTCGTTCAAGACCCGCGGCGCCTCGACGAAGATCGCCGAGATCGCGGACGGGGGCGACACCGAGCGCGTCGTCGCCGCCAGCGCCGGCAACCACGCCCAGGGCGTCGCGCTCGCGGCCTCGAACGCCGGGATCCCGGCGACGGTCGTGATGCCCGAGGACGCCCCCCAGGCGAAGGTCGACGCCACCCGCGGCTACGGCGCGGAGGTCGTCCTCCGCGGCCGGGAGTTCCAGGAGGCGGTCGCGCACGCCCGCGACCTCGCGTCGGAGCCCGGGTCCGTCTTCGTCCACGCGTACGACGACCCCGCCATCGTCGCCGGGCAGGGCACGCTCGGCCTCGAACTCGCGGAACAGGTCCCCGACCTCGACACCGTGATCGTCCCCATCGGCGGCGGCGGCCTCATCGCGGGGATCGCCACCGCGCTCGCGGCCGTCGCCCCCGAGGTCCGCGTCGTCGGCGTCCAGGCCGAGGAGGCCGCGACGGTGCCCGAGAGCCTCGACAAGGGCGAGCCGGTCGACCGCGAGCACACGCGGACCATCGCCGACGGCATCGCCACCGGCGGCGTCGCCGACCTCACCTACGAGCTCATCGAGCGCCACGTCGACGAGGTCGTCACCGTCAGCGACGACGAGATCGCCCACGCCGTCCTCACGTTGCTCCAGCGCGCCAAACAGCTCGTCGAGGGCGCCGGCGCCGCCAGCGTCGCCGGCCTGCTGTCGGGACGCATCGACGTGACCGACGAGACGGTCGTCCCGCTGCTGTGCGGCGGCAACATCGACATGTCGATGCTCGACACCGTGCTCGAACACGCGATGACCGACCGCGACCAGCTCCTCCGGCTGCGCGTCCGAATCGAGGACGAACCCGGCGAGCTGTCGACGCTGTCGACCGTTCTCGCCGATCGCGGCGCCAACGTCCGCCACGTCCGCCACGACCGCGCGGTCGAGGACCTCCGCGTTGGCGAGGCGTACCTCGTGTTCGAGGTCGCGGCGGCGGGCCGCGAGCACGCCGGCCAGCTCCTCGATGCGATCCGCGACCGCGGCTACGAGGTAACGCGCGTCAATTGA
- the rnz gene encoding ribonuclease Z, translated as MRVTFLGTSGAVPTVERAPSALYLNREGDEFLLDCGEGTQRQMMRFGTGFGFSHLFVTHLHGDHVLGIPGLIQSLDFNDREAPLAIHGPPGSKRHLKGLVHAAGHDPSFPVTVHEERPGSVALDREEYEIRTFETEHRTSSVGYALVEEDRKGRFDREKAEEELGVPPGPAYGKLHEGESVELDDGRVIEPEQVVGPPRPGRRVVYTGDTRPVDATVEAAEDADLLVHDATFLDEDADRARETAHSTAVEAAQIARRAGAKRLALTHLSSRYAGRANRLEREAAGVFDGEVFFPDDGTRIEVPYPDADGE; from the coding sequence ATACGGGTCACCTTCCTCGGGACGAGCGGCGCGGTGCCGACGGTGGAGCGCGCGCCCAGCGCGCTGTACCTGAACCGCGAGGGCGACGAGTTCCTCCTCGACTGCGGGGAGGGGACCCAGCGCCAGATGATGCGCTTCGGCACCGGCTTCGGCTTCTCGCACCTGTTCGTGACCCACCTCCACGGCGATCACGTGCTCGGGATCCCGGGGCTGATCCAGAGCCTCGATTTCAACGACCGCGAGGCGCCGCTGGCGATCCACGGGCCGCCAGGGTCGAAGCGCCACCTCAAGGGGCTGGTCCACGCCGCCGGCCACGACCCGAGCTTCCCGGTGACCGTCCACGAGGAGCGCCCCGGGTCGGTCGCGCTCGACCGGGAGGAGTACGAGATCCGGACGTTCGAGACGGAGCACCGAACCTCCTCGGTCGGCTACGCGCTCGTCGAGGAGGACCGGAAGGGCCGGTTCGACCGCGAGAAGGCCGAGGAGGAGCTCGGCGTCCCGCCGGGGCCGGCCTACGGGAAGCTCCACGAGGGCGAGTCCGTCGAGTTGGACGACGGCCGCGTCATCGAGCCCGAACAGGTGGTCGGACCGCCCCGCCCCGGCCGTCGGGTCGTCTACACCGGCGACACCCGGCCCGTCGACGCGACCGTCGAGGCCGCCGAGGATGCTGACCTGCTCGTCCATGACGCCACGTTCCTCGACGAGGACGCCGACCGCGCACGCGAGACCGCCCACTCGACGGCCGTCGAGGCCGCCCAGATCGCGCGACGTGCGGGTGCCAAGCGGCTCGCGCTCACGCACCTCTCCTCGCGGTACGCGGGGCGGGCCAACCGGCTGGAGCGGGAGGCCGCCGGCGTCTTCGACGGCGAGGTGTTCTTCCCCGACGACGGCACCCGGATCGAAGTGCCGTACCCCGACGCGGACGGGGAGTGA
- a CDS encoding DUF4382 domain-containing protein: protein MSRHTTGWAAVAAALMLVLAGCAGGVPSGGDAGTADGGDDGGTVNFYISDQQNAIDQFEHLNVTITEVTLVRADDADGADDSDDADDENGTETAEPTETPESDAADDAEDDDGEQVTYEVDNVTVDLTELQGANASRLGSVPVPNGTYTKVFVEVESVDGTLTDGSSADVKLPSNKLQLNTEFTVGNGEEVDFVFDVTVFERGPNGYILKPVAGESGTGDEVEIRDVDDRGEGNDEREDSEGDDAAGDDADDADDTEDAAHTEDADDSDRGESGSSNSGQSSMDFYLSDEQNAMDDFAHLNVTVTNVGLQRGGESGGWVEKDVDDRTVDLTTLPGANATRLGTFGVENGTYTKVFVYVDGIDATLENGDSANVKLPSNKLQLNKEFTVGDGEEVDFVYDMSVFKAGNSGKYILKPVVGESGTGDEVPIEDVDETDSDDGDEETELPALNATFVGNVSAGENATVEVTRNGSAVENATVEVTQEIDGEETTETYSTDANGRVTFAVDANATELSAEATAGDDGEAELEREFETEEDDSDEGEEGSESAELNAAFVGNVSAGENATVEATRNGSAVEDATVEVTQEIDGEETTETYSTDANGSVTFAVDANATELTVEIEAGDDESELDHEFESNEGDEANGDDDAGNGNAALRAAGF, encoded by the coding sequence ATGTCACGACACACGACCGGGTGGGCCGCCGTCGCCGCGGCCCTGATGTTGGTCCTCGCCGGCTGTGCGGGCGGCGTTCCCTCCGGGGGCGACGCCGGGACCGCCGACGGCGGGGACGACGGGGGGACCGTCAACTTCTACATCAGCGACCAGCAGAACGCGATCGACCAGTTCGAACACCTGAACGTCACGATCACCGAGGTCACGCTCGTTCGGGCGGACGACGCCGACGGGGCGGACGATAGCGACGACGCGGACGACGAGAACGGGACGGAGACCGCGGAGCCGACCGAGACGCCCGAGTCCGACGCTGCCGACGACGCGGAGGACGACGACGGCGAGCAGGTGACCTACGAGGTCGACAACGTCACCGTCGATCTGACCGAGCTACAGGGCGCGAACGCCTCCAGACTCGGGTCCGTCCCGGTTCCGAACGGCACGTACACGAAGGTCTTCGTCGAGGTCGAGTCGGTAGACGGGACGCTTACCGACGGCTCCTCGGCGGACGTGAAGCTGCCGTCGAACAAGCTCCAGCTGAACACGGAGTTCACCGTCGGCAACGGCGAGGAAGTGGACTTCGTCTTCGACGTGACCGTGTTCGAGCGCGGCCCCAACGGCTACATCCTCAAACCCGTCGCCGGCGAATCCGGCACGGGCGACGAGGTCGAGATCCGCGACGTCGACGACCGCGGCGAGGGGAACGACGAACGCGAGGACTCCGAGGGCGATGACGCCGCCGGCGACGACGCTGACGACGCCGACGATACCGAGGACGCTGCCCACACCGAGGACGCGGACGACTCCGACCGCGGCGAGTCCGGTTCCTCGAACTCGGGCCAGTCCTCGATGGACTTCTACCTCAGCGACGAGCAGAACGCCATGGACGACTTCGCGCACCTCAACGTCACGGTGACGAACGTCGGACTCCAGCGCGGCGGCGAGTCGGGCGGCTGGGTCGAGAAAGACGTCGACGACCGGACGGTCGACCTGACGACGCTTCCGGGGGCGAACGCGACGAGGCTCGGCACCTTCGGCGTCGAGAACGGCACCTACACCAAGGTGTTCGTCTACGTCGACGGCATCGACGCGACGCTGGAGAACGGCGACTCCGCGAACGTGAAGCTGCCGTCGAACAAGCTCCAGTTGAACAAGGAGTTCACCGTCGGCGACGGCGAGGAAGTGGACTTCGTCTACGACATGTCGGTGTTCAAGGCCGGGAACTCGGGGAAGTACATCCTCAAGCCCGTCGTGGGCGAGTCCGGCACCGGCGACGAGGTGCCCATCGAGGACGTCGACGAGACGGACTCGGACGACGGCGACGAGGAGACGGAGCTGCCGGCCCTGAACGCAACGTTCGTGGGGAACGTCTCCGCGGGCGAGAACGCGACCGTCGAGGTGACGCGTAACGGATCGGCCGTCGAGAACGCTACGGTCGAAGTCACCCAGGAGATCGACGGCGAGGAGACGACTGAGACGTACAGTACCGACGCCAACGGAAGAGTCACCTTCGCGGTCGACGCCAACGCGACCGAACTGAGCGCCGAGGCGACCGCCGGCGACGACGGCGAGGCGGAACTCGAACGCGAGTTCGAGACCGAGGAGGACGACTCCGATGAGGGCGAGGAGGGATCCGAGTCCGCCGAGCTGAACGCCGCGTTCGTGGGGAACGTCTCCGCGGGCGAGAACGCGACCGTCGAGGCGACGCGTAACGGCTCGGCCGTCGAGGACGCCACTGTCGAAGTCACACAGGAGATCGACGGCGAGGAGACGACTGAGACGTACAGCACCGACGCGAACGGATCGGTCACCTTCGCGGTCGACGCGAACGCGACCGAGTTGACGGTCGAGATCGAGGCCGGCGACGACGAGTCGGAGCTCGACCACGAGTTCGAGTCGAACGAGGGCGACGAGGCGAACGGCGACGACGACGCAGGAAACGGGAACGCGGCGCTGCGCGCGGCCGGATTCTGA